In Paenarthrobacter sp. GOM3, a single window of DNA contains:
- a CDS encoding alpha/beta hydrolase → MSRSEKISFTGSTGDTLAGIVDVPEGPVRGWGVYSHGLTLGKDSPAASRICKGLAEQGVGMLRFDNLGLGGSGGEWSAGSFSVKVADTILAAAFMREQGRAISLLVGHSFGGAAVLAAARDIPGLNAVVTVAAPYEPKHVEHMFDAEIDSILRDGSAVVDLGGRPMEVRRHFVEDVESADLRDCIRTLHKPLMVMHSPTDNTVGIDNASEIFRTARHPRSFISLEGSEHLLTGKGQAARVARIIGAWADPYLEVRDAG, encoded by the coding sequence GTGTCACGCTCTGAGAAGATCAGCTTCACGGGAAGCACCGGCGACACGCTGGCCGGCATCGTGGACGTCCCTGAGGGACCCGTTCGCGGCTGGGGCGTGTATTCGCACGGCCTGACACTGGGCAAGGACAGCCCGGCAGCCTCGCGCATTTGCAAGGGGCTTGCGGAGCAGGGCGTGGGGATGCTGCGGTTCGACAACCTCGGTCTGGGTGGTTCCGGCGGCGAGTGGTCGGCCGGCTCTTTCAGCGTGAAGGTGGCCGACACGATCCTGGCCGCGGCATTCATGCGGGAACAGGGACGGGCCATTTCCCTGCTGGTGGGTCATTCCTTTGGCGGTGCGGCGGTCCTTGCCGCTGCCCGCGACATCCCGGGCCTCAACGCCGTGGTGACCGTGGCGGCGCCTTACGAACCCAAGCACGTGGAGCATATGTTCGACGCCGAGATTGACTCCATCCTTCGTGACGGCAGCGCCGTGGTGGACCTGGGTGGCCGTCCGATGGAGGTTCGCCGCCACTTCGTGGAAGACGTGGAAAGTGCCGACCTGCGCGATTGCATCCGGACGCTCCACAAGCCGCTCATGGTGATGCACTCCCCCACGGACAACACCGTGGGCATCGACAACGCCAGCGAGATTTTCCGTACTGCCCGGCACCCCCGGAGCTTCATCTCCCTGGAGGGCAGCGAGCACCTCCTCACCGGGAAGGGCCAGGCAGCACGGGTCGCGCGGATCATCGGCGCATGGGCGGATCCGTACCTGGAGGTCCGGGACGCCGGCTAA
- the trpS gene encoding tryptophan--tRNA ligase: protein MTSSITTETGTAAATSTKLAVGAKHRVLSGMQPSADSLHLGNYLGALVNWVRMQDQYDAVFFIPDLHAITVPQDPTELARRTRVTAAQYIAGGVDVDKCTLFVQSQVPEHAQLAWVLNCITGMGEAARMTQFKDKAQKQGSDHASVGLFTYPILQAADILLYQPHGVPVGEDQRQHVELSRDLANRFNSRFGETFQVPEAFIQKESAKIYDLQNPTAKMSKSAESPAGLINLLDDPKTVAKRIKSAVTDTETEIRYDRENKPGVSNLLTIYSAISGTPVEKIVADYQGKMYGHLKVDLAELVSTHLAPIRERANELLADPAELDRLLALGADKAREIASATLADVYSKVGFLPYRGDAVRGEQGVR, encoded by the coding sequence ATGACCAGTTCCATCACGACTGAAACCGGCACCGCCGCCGCCACGTCCACCAAATTGGCCGTTGGCGCCAAGCACCGCGTCCTCTCGGGGATGCAGCCCTCCGCCGATTCCCTGCACCTTGGGAACTACCTGGGGGCCTTGGTCAACTGGGTCCGGATGCAGGATCAGTACGACGCCGTCTTCTTCATCCCGGACCTTCACGCCATTACCGTGCCGCAGGATCCGACCGAACTTGCCCGCCGCACCCGTGTTACCGCCGCGCAATACATTGCAGGCGGTGTGGACGTGGACAAGTGCACCCTGTTCGTCCAGTCCCAGGTTCCCGAGCACGCCCAGTTGGCCTGGGTCCTGAACTGCATCACGGGCATGGGTGAAGCCGCCCGCATGACCCAGTTCAAGGACAAGGCACAGAAGCAGGGCTCGGACCACGCCAGCGTGGGCCTGTTCACGTACCCCATCCTGCAGGCCGCCGACATCCTGCTTTACCAGCCGCACGGCGTGCCCGTTGGCGAAGACCAGCGCCAGCATGTGGAACTGAGCCGCGACCTCGCCAACCGCTTCAACAGCCGGTTTGGCGAGACGTTCCAGGTCCCCGAAGCCTTCATCCAGAAGGAATCGGCCAAGATCTACGATCTCCAGAACCCGACGGCAAAGATGTCCAAGTCAGCGGAATCACCGGCTGGTTTGATCAACCTCCTCGACGACCCCAAGACAGTGGCCAAGCGCATCAAGTCCGCTGTCACGGACACCGAAACCGAGATCCGCTACGATCGCGAAAACAAGCCTGGTGTCTCCAACCTGCTGACCATCTACTCGGCCATCAGCGGCACACCCGTAGAGAAGATCGTGGCCGACTACCAGGGCAAGATGTACGGCCACCTCAAGGTGGACCTTGCCGAGCTCGTCTCCACCCACCTTGCACCCATCCGGGAACGGGCCAACGAACTGCTGGCGGACCCGGCGGAACTGGACCGTCTGCTGGCCCTCGGCGCGGACAAAGCCCGCGAGATCGCCTCAGCCACCCTCGCCGATGTCTATTCCAAGGTCGGCTTCCTGCCGTATCGCGGGGACGCCGTACGCGGCGAGCAGGGAGTCCGCTAA
- a CDS encoding 2'-5' RNA ligase family protein, whose translation MCSAGQLNVKTDARKGVGPDDSRQPAVTGADCGAGDTMCVGVILGFPPEIARELQEWRASFGDPMAEVIPAHITLITTTPTQDWAATREHVRAVAKTHEPFNITISGTGSFRPVSPVVFVNVEEGFEECVQLHEKLQSGPLERRLPFPYHPHVTVAHDVAQKNLDEAETVLRDYRATFPVVSMGLYEHDTNGIWQLREELDFGGDTDEEQQADTSHGGGHSSASN comes from the coding sequence ATGTGCTCTGCTGGCCAGCTCAACGTCAAGACCGACGCCCGAAAGGGTGTCGGTCCGGACGATTCTCGCCAGCCTGCTGTCACCGGCGCCGATTGCGGTGCCGGTGACACCATGTGCGTGGGTGTTATTCTCGGCTTCCCGCCGGAGATCGCCCGTGAGCTCCAGGAATGGCGGGCATCCTTCGGTGATCCCATGGCCGAGGTCATTCCGGCGCACATCACGCTGATCACCACCACCCCCACCCAGGACTGGGCAGCTACCCGTGAACACGTGCGCGCGGTCGCCAAAACCCACGAACCCTTCAACATCACCATCTCGGGCACCGGTTCCTTCCGGCCTGTCTCACCCGTTGTGTTCGTCAACGTCGAAGAAGGCTTTGAGGAGTGCGTGCAACTACACGAGAAACTACAAAGCGGCCCGCTCGAGCGGAGGCTTCCCTTCCCCTACCACCCGCACGTCACGGTAGCCCACGACGTCGCCCAGAAAAACCTTGATGAAGCCGAAACGGTGCTCAGGGATTACCGGGCCACGTTCCCTGTGGTTAGCATGGGACTTTACGAGCACGACACCAATGGAATTTGGCAGCTACGGGAAGAGCTCGACTTTGGCGGCGATACTGACGAGGAACAGCAAGCGGATACAAGCCACGGAGGCGGACACTCCTCCGCTTCCAACTGA
- a CDS encoding ABC transporter permease has product MSVLTGGHSATDLARERNFGSLYSRNARAVVGRGLMAAKSSTWLVLVSGFFEPVLFLLAMGVGMGSIVGTVQGPGGGEISYAAYIAPALLAVSAMNGAIYDSTWNVFFKMNFAKLYQGMLYTSLGPLDVAIGEIFLALLRGLLYATGFTAVMGVMGLLTSWWAILDIPASVLIAFGFASFGMGITSFMKTFQQMDWINFFLLPMFLFSATFYPLSVYPQVIQWFIQAMPLWHGVELLRQISVGSFSPATAIHVAYYVVMIGLGIMLTTGRLRQLFLK; this is encoded by the coding sequence ATGAGTGTCCTCACCGGTGGCCACAGCGCCACGGACCTCGCCCGGGAGCGGAACTTCGGGTCGTTATACTCCCGCAACGCCAGGGCCGTCGTGGGTCGGGGGCTCATGGCGGCCAAGAGCAGCACCTGGCTGGTGCTGGTGTCCGGGTTCTTCGAGCCCGTGCTGTTCCTGCTTGCCATGGGCGTGGGCATGGGCTCGATCGTGGGTACGGTTCAGGGCCCTGGAGGCGGTGAGATCAGCTACGCGGCCTACATTGCGCCTGCCCTGTTGGCGGTCTCGGCCATGAACGGGGCCATCTACGATTCCACCTGGAACGTGTTCTTCAAGATGAACTTCGCCAAGCTCTACCAAGGGATGCTCTACACGTCGCTGGGGCCACTGGACGTTGCCATCGGCGAGATCTTCCTGGCCCTGCTGCGCGGCTTGCTGTACGCCACCGGCTTTACCGCCGTCATGGGGGTGATGGGGCTGCTGACGAGTTGGTGGGCCATCCTTGACATCCCGGCGTCCGTGTTGATCGCCTTTGGGTTTGCAAGCTTTGGCATGGGCATTACCAGCTTCATGAAGACCTTCCAGCAGATGGACTGGATCAACTTCTTCCTTCTGCCCATGTTCTTGTTCAGCGCCACGTTCTACCCGCTGAGCGTCTACCCGCAGGTCATCCAATGGTTCATCCAGGCCATGCCCCTGTGGCACGGGGTGGAGTTGCTCCGGCAGATCAGCGTGGGTTCGTTCAGCCCTGCAACGGCCATCCATGTGGCGTATTACGTGGTGATGATCGGACTCGGGATCATGTTGACTACCGGGCGGCTGCGCCAACTGTTCCTCAAATGA
- a CDS encoding ABC transporter substrate-binding protein codes for MARKSLRSIRKSIAFVTAVGLMGLTAACSSPASNQPEDGPVEIRFSWWGNATRADITNKAIKEFEAANPNIKVKPEYGDISGYFDKLATQVAANDAPDVITMGGAYPAEYANRGALLDLSKVKNSLDLSKLDQGALENGQVKGTQYGVSTGANALAIVANPAVFQAAGVELPDDIKWTWDDFARIAKDVTDKSPKGTYGTATVLTHDSLDAFARQRGKSLYTQDGQLGLDKDTVQAYFDYSLKLSETGAAPSASETVEKLNVSTEQTLMGMGQAGMMLTWSNSLTALSKASGAELKLLKLPGETPTPGIWLQSSQFYTISARSKHTDAAAKLVNFLVNNEAAAKIIQSDRGVPSNSGMRTAIQDLLTPQGKVEAAYIDQIGKMDFAPTFIGPTGSTAVSEITARINTEVLFKRLTPEKAAEQWISESKAAIGK; via the coding sequence ATGGCGCGTAAATCTCTCCGTAGCATCCGAAAATCAATCGCCTTCGTCACAGCGGTCGGCCTGATGGGCCTCACGGCCGCCTGCTCCAGCCCGGCCTCCAACCAGCCCGAGGACGGCCCCGTGGAGATCAGGTTCTCGTGGTGGGGCAACGCAACCCGCGCGGACATCACCAACAAGGCCATCAAGGAATTCGAGGCCGCAAACCCCAACATCAAGGTCAAGCCCGAATACGGCGATATCAGCGGCTACTTCGACAAGCTGGCAACCCAAGTAGCTGCGAACGACGCTCCCGACGTCATCACCATGGGCGGTGCGTACCCCGCCGAATACGCCAACAGGGGAGCGCTGCTGGACCTGTCCAAGGTCAAGAACTCCTTGGACCTTTCGAAGCTGGACCAGGGTGCCCTGGAGAACGGCCAGGTCAAAGGCACGCAATACGGTGTCTCCACCGGCGCCAACGCATTGGCCATAGTGGCCAACCCTGCCGTGTTCCAAGCGGCCGGCGTGGAACTTCCCGACGACATCAAGTGGACCTGGGACGACTTCGCCAGGATTGCCAAGGATGTTACGGACAAGAGCCCCAAGGGAACGTATGGCACGGCCACCGTGCTGACACATGACTCCCTGGATGCTTTCGCCCGCCAGCGCGGCAAATCCCTGTACACCCAGGACGGCCAACTCGGCCTAGATAAGGACACCGTGCAGGCCTACTTCGACTATTCGTTGAAACTCAGTGAAACCGGGGCCGCCCCCAGCGCATCAGAGACCGTTGAGAAGCTCAACGTCAGCACCGAACAGACACTCATGGGCATGGGGCAGGCCGGGATGATGCTCACCTGGAGCAATTCCCTGACTGCACTGAGCAAAGCCTCCGGTGCCGAGCTGAAGCTGCTCAAGCTGCCTGGCGAAACTCCCACACCAGGCATCTGGCTCCAGTCATCGCAGTTCTACACCATCTCCGCCCGCAGCAAGCACACCGACGCCGCTGCCAAGCTGGTGAACTTCCTGGTAAACAACGAGGCCGCGGCAAAGATCATCCAGAGCGACCGTGGGGTGCCCAGCAATTCCGGGATGCGCACCGCCATCCAGGACCTTCTGACACCGCAAGGCAAAGTGGAAGCCGCCTACATTGACCAGATCGGCAAGATGGACTTCGCCCCGACGTTCATTGGCCCCACAGGATCAACCGCCGTTTCCGAGATCACGGCGCGTATCAACACCGAGGTCCTTTTCAAGCGGTTGACCCCGGAGAAGGCTGCCGAACAGTGGATCAGCGAAAGCAAGGCCGCGATCGGCAAGTAG
- a CDS encoding succinate dehydrogenase hydrophobic membrane anchor subunit, producing MTTIESPRSGKIGSGKIAPKYNRSGSSRGNFEMIAWLFMRLSGIVLVVLIFGHLFVNLLVGEGIHAIDFGFVAGKWADPFWQFWDLAMLWLAMLHGTNGVRTIINDYAEKDSTRFWLKMVLYAATLVIIILGTLVIFTFNPCPVVDGVQLPGGFCPAP from the coding sequence ATGACAACCATCGAATCCCCGCGCAGCGGGAAAATCGGGAGCGGCAAGATCGCACCGAAGTACAACCGCTCCGGCTCCAGCCGCGGCAACTTCGAGATGATCGCCTGGCTCTTCATGCGCCTCTCCGGCATCGTCCTGGTGGTGCTGATCTTCGGCCACCTCTTCGTGAACCTGCTGGTGGGCGAAGGCATCCACGCCATCGACTTCGGCTTCGTTGCCGGCAAGTGGGCCGATCCCTTCTGGCAGTTCTGGGACCTGGCCATGCTGTGGCTTGCCATGCTTCACGGCACCAACGGTGTCCGCACCATCATCAACGACTACGCCGAGAAGGATTCCACTCGCTTCTGGCTCAAGATGGTTCTTTACGCGGCCACCCTGGTCATCATCATCCTGGGCACTCTGGTGATCTTCACCTTCAACCCGTGCCCCGTCGTCGACGGCGTTCAGCTGCCTGGCGGATTCTGCCCGGCCCCGTAG
- a CDS encoding succinate dehydrogenase iron-sulfur subunit, translating to MTTEMAEPASKIELPASVAGDGEIPTFHITLRVRRYDPEISDEARWDDYKLTMYGTDRVLDALHKVKWEIDGTVSFRRSCAHGVCGSDAMRINGRNRLACKTLLKDLDTSKPITVEPIKGLPVEKDLIVDMEPFFQSFREVMPFLINKGHEPTKERLQSVEDRERFDDTTKCILCAACTSSCPVFWTDGQYFGPAAIVNAHRFIFDSRDDAGDMRLEILNDKEGVWRCRTTFNCSEACPRGIQVTKAIAEVKQAILARKI from the coding sequence ATGACGACCGAAATGGCAGAGCCCGCTTCCAAGATCGAGCTCCCGGCAAGCGTTGCCGGCGACGGTGAAATCCCCACGTTCCACATCACCCTCCGGGTACGCCGCTACGATCCGGAAATCTCGGATGAAGCACGCTGGGACGACTACAAGCTGACCATGTACGGCACGGACCGCGTGCTGGATGCCCTTCACAAGGTCAAGTGGGAGATCGACGGAACTGTTTCCTTCCGCCGCTCCTGCGCCCACGGTGTCTGTGGCTCCGATGCCATGCGCATCAACGGTCGCAACCGCCTCGCCTGCAAGACGCTGCTGAAGGATCTGGACACGTCCAAGCCCATCACCGTCGAGCCGATCAAGGGTCTCCCCGTGGAGAAGGACCTGATCGTGGACATGGAACCCTTCTTCCAGTCCTTCCGCGAAGTCATGCCGTTCCTGATCAACAAGGGCCACGAGCCCACCAAGGAACGCCTGCAGTCCGTCGAGGACCGTGAGCGCTTTGACGACACCACCAAGTGCATCCTGTGCGCCGCCTGCACCTCGTCCTGCCCGGTCTTCTGGACCGACGGCCAGTACTTCGGTCCCGCTGCGATCGTCAACGCACACCGCTTCATCTTCGATTCCCGTGATGACGCCGGAGACATGCGCCTTGAAATCCTCAACGACAAAGAGGGTGTGTGGCGTTGCCGCACCACCTTCAACTGCTCCGAAGCATGCCCCCGTGGCATCCAGGTGACCAAGGCAATCGCCGAGGTCAAGCAGGCCATCCTGGCACGCAAGATCTAG
- a CDS encoding glycoside hydrolase family 43 protein, translated as MSHSLDDIHIRDPFVLTLPASGRYLLFGSTDGNIWSGQATGFDCYGSSDLVHWEGPLAAFRPSPGFWSQEQYWAPEVHEHQGRYFMFATFTAPGHFRGTQVLSAAAPEGPYEPWSDGPLTPPHWQCLDGTLHVDGEGTPWMVFCHEWKQVHDGAIMAQRLSPDLRTAVGVPVFLFSASEAPWARALDVPSVKDREFPVYVTDGPFLFRLRSGNLMMLWSSFGDDGYAMGIARSQSGTVLGPWVQEEEPLWSTDGGHGMIGRNLDGSLFLTLHQPNKSPHERAAFFPLLELEETVVLHPQSQGRDPLHA; from the coding sequence TTGTCGCACAGCTTGGATGACATTCACATCAGGGATCCATTCGTACTAACACTGCCCGCCTCCGGGCGGTATCTGCTCTTCGGCAGCACCGATGGAAACATCTGGTCCGGCCAAGCAACAGGTTTCGATTGCTACGGGAGCAGTGACCTGGTCCACTGGGAGGGACCCTTGGCGGCCTTCCGCCCGTCCCCCGGTTTTTGGAGCCAGGAACAGTACTGGGCTCCGGAGGTCCACGAACACCAGGGGCGCTACTTCATGTTCGCCACGTTCACCGCGCCGGGCCATTTCCGTGGAACACAGGTACTCTCAGCAGCCGCTCCGGAGGGACCTTATGAGCCATGGAGCGACGGCCCTCTGACACCTCCACATTGGCAATGCCTGGACGGGACCCTTCACGTGGATGGTGAAGGGACTCCGTGGATGGTGTTCTGCCACGAATGGAAACAGGTGCACGACGGCGCCATAATGGCCCAGCGCCTCAGCCCGGACCTCCGTACAGCCGTAGGCGTACCCGTGTTTCTCTTCAGCGCCTCGGAGGCACCGTGGGCCCGCGCCCTGGATGTTCCATCGGTGAAAGACCGGGAGTTCCCTGTGTATGTCACCGACGGCCCGTTCCTGTTCCGGCTCCGCAGCGGCAATCTCATGATGCTGTGGTCCAGTTTCGGCGACGACGGCTACGCGATGGGAATAGCGCGCAGCCAATCAGGGACAGTCCTGGGCCCGTGGGTGCAGGAAGAGGAACCGCTCTGGAGCACGGATGGTGGCCACGGCATGATCGGCCGGAACCTCGACGGCAGCCTGTTCCTGACCCTGCATCAACCCAACAAGAGCCCTCACGAGCGCGCCGCATTCTTCCCGCTCCTGGAACTCGAAGAAACCGTTGTCCTCCACCCACAATCCCAGGGACGTGATCCGCTCCATGCGTGA
- a CDS encoding YihY/virulence factor BrkB family protein, with product MAAILTRNSKRIQATEADTPPLPTELAKLKLELLRKRQELGHAKRSGAGLPARAGAFFAVFMARLNTNRAMRSFQHYSRQHGPLLSAGIGFNMFFSVTGLLTTGFAIAGIVLGGNPVLEDAVISSVASAAPGLLQVNGGEGLVDPQTLLNPSGLGWTAVIAAAVTIFTSLGWIASVREGLRGVMNAGPLVRNALLQKAIDAGTLLLLGVILVISAGASLIFGTAADWFIGLLKLNEEVAAPIAATVKIVVPLLLNCATAAVLFRVAGGLKLGRRSFLEGVVLAGVGTTVLQFFSTELLARSGNNPVLASFAIIIGLLIWFNLVSQVYLVSASWSAIREADAESGEAPRKKVLGSRRVAPRT from the coding sequence TTGGCGGCGATACTGACGAGGAACAGCAAGCGGATACAAGCCACGGAGGCGGACACTCCTCCGCTTCCAACTGAGCTGGCGAAGCTCAAACTGGAGCTTCTCCGTAAACGGCAGGAATTAGGCCACGCCAAGCGTTCCGGAGCGGGGTTGCCCGCCAGGGCAGGAGCATTTTTCGCTGTCTTCATGGCCAGGCTGAACACCAACCGCGCCATGCGCTCCTTCCAGCATTACTCGCGGCAGCACGGCCCTTTGCTCAGCGCGGGCATCGGCTTCAACATGTTCTTCTCGGTGACGGGTCTCCTTACCACCGGTTTCGCCATCGCCGGAATCGTCCTGGGCGGCAATCCGGTCCTCGAAGACGCCGTTATCAGCAGCGTGGCCTCCGCCGCTCCGGGGCTCCTGCAGGTCAACGGCGGCGAAGGGCTGGTGGATCCACAGACGCTGCTCAACCCGTCCGGGCTGGGGTGGACGGCGGTCATCGCAGCGGCGGTCACCATTTTCACGTCCCTGGGTTGGATTGCCAGCGTCAGGGAAGGTCTTCGCGGGGTCATGAACGCAGGCCCCCTGGTGCGAAATGCGCTCCTGCAGAAAGCCATCGACGCCGGCACGCTCCTGCTCCTCGGCGTCATCCTGGTGATCAGCGCCGGAGCCTCGCTGATCTTCGGAACAGCCGCGGATTGGTTTATAGGCTTGCTGAAGCTGAACGAGGAGGTGGCAGCGCCCATCGCCGCCACCGTCAAGATCGTGGTTCCGCTCCTTTTGAACTGCGCGACGGCGGCAGTCCTCTTCCGTGTCGCCGGTGGCCTGAAGTTGGGGCGCCGTTCCTTCCTCGAAGGGGTGGTGCTGGCCGGGGTCGGAACCACCGTCCTCCAGTTCTTCAGCACCGAGCTCCTGGCCCGTTCCGGGAACAATCCCGTCCTGGCATCCTTCGCCATCATCATCGGCCTGCTGATCTGGTTCAACCTGGTGAGCCAGGTTTACCTCGTCTCGGCTTCGTGGTCGGCGATTCGGGAAGCTGATGCTGAATCGGGGGAGGCACCCCGCAAGAAGGTCCTCGGTTCACGCCGCGTAGCGCCCCGTACCTGA
- the sdhA gene encoding succinate dehydrogenase flavoprotein subunit has translation MQVHKYDVVIVGAGGAGMRAAIESGQRARTAVLTKLYPTRSHTGAAQGGMCAALANVEEDNWEWHTFDTIKGGDYLVDQDAAEVMAKEAIDAVLDLEKMGLPFNRTPEGRIDQRRFGGHTRDHGKAPVRRACYAADRTGHMILQTLYQNCVKHNVEFYNEYYVLDLLIVEEDAVREDGTPYKQKRVAGVVSYDLASGELHVFQAKSVVFASGGAGKVFKTTSNAHTLTGDGMGIAFRRGIPLEDMEFFQFHPTGLAGLGILLTEGARGEGAILRNSEGERFMERYAPTIKDLAPRDIVARAMANEVREGRGCGPNKDYVLLDLTHLEPAHIEAKLPDITEFARTYLGVEPFTDPVPVFPTAHYAMGGIPTNITTEVLQDNDTIVPGLYAAGEVACVSVHGSNRLGTNSLLDINVFGKRAGIAAAEYSKTADYVELPADPEAMTRGILDRLLTGNGTERVAQIRKELQDTMDANMQVFRTKESLEQVLRDIASFEERYKNVTVQDKGKRFNLDLLEAVELGFLLDMAKVMTVGALHREESRGGHYREDFPDRNDEKFMKHSMAYLDNTVTAASSAESVAGIRLETKPVIFTRYEPMERKY, from the coding sequence ATGCAGGTCCATAAGTACGACGTCGTCATTGTCGGTGCAGGTGGCGCCGGCATGCGCGCCGCGATCGAATCCGGTCAGCGCGCACGCACAGCGGTACTGACCAAGCTCTACCCCACCCGCTCGCACACTGGTGCGGCACAGGGTGGTATGTGTGCAGCACTGGCCAACGTCGAAGAAGACAACTGGGAATGGCACACCTTTGACACCATCAAGGGTGGCGACTACCTGGTTGACCAGGACGCAGCCGAGGTCATGGCGAAGGAAGCCATCGACGCCGTGCTGGACCTGGAAAAGATGGGCCTGCCGTTCAACCGCACGCCCGAGGGCCGGATTGACCAGCGCCGCTTCGGTGGCCACACCCGTGACCACGGCAAGGCTCCTGTCCGCCGCGCCTGCTATGCAGCAGACCGCACGGGCCACATGATCCTGCAGACGCTGTACCAAAACTGCGTCAAGCACAACGTTGAGTTCTACAACGAGTACTACGTCCTGGACCTGCTGATCGTCGAAGAAGACGCAGTGCGCGAAGACGGTACCCCGTACAAGCAGAAGCGCGTTGCCGGTGTGGTCTCCTACGACCTCGCCTCCGGTGAGCTTCACGTGTTCCAGGCCAAGTCCGTGGTCTTCGCTTCCGGTGGTGCAGGCAAGGTCTTCAAGACCACCTCCAACGCCCACACCCTCACCGGCGACGGCATGGGCATCGCGTTCCGCCGCGGCATCCCCCTGGAAGACATGGAGTTCTTCCAGTTCCACCCGACCGGCCTCGCCGGCCTGGGCATCCTCCTCACCGAGGGTGCACGTGGTGAAGGTGCCATCCTGCGTAACTCGGAAGGTGAGCGCTTCATGGAGCGCTACGCCCCCACCATCAAGGACCTCGCACCCCGTGACATCGTGGCCCGCGCCATGGCGAACGAAGTACGCGAAGGCCGCGGTTGTGGCCCGAACAAGGACTACGTCCTCCTGGACCTCACCCACCTTGAGCCGGCGCACATCGAGGCCAAGCTTCCGGACATCACCGAGTTCGCCCGCACCTACCTGGGTGTGGAACCGTTCACGGACCCCGTTCCCGTGTTCCCCACTGCGCACTACGCCATGGGTGGCATCCCCACCAACATCACCACCGAGGTGCTACAGGACAACGACACAATCGTTCCTGGCCTCTATGCAGCCGGTGAAGTCGCCTGTGTTTCCGTGCACGGCTCCAACCGCCTGGGCACCAACTCGCTCCTGGACATCAACGTGTTCGGTAAGCGCGCCGGTATCGCCGCTGCGGAGTACTCCAAGACGGCCGACTATGTTGAGCTTCCGGCTGACCCCGAAGCCATGACCCGTGGCATCCTTGACCGCCTGCTCACCGGCAACGGCACCGAGCGTGTTGCGCAGATCCGCAAGGAACTGCAGGACACCATGGACGCCAACATGCAGGTGTTCCGTACCAAGGAATCGCTGGAGCAGGTCCTCCGTGACATCGCTTCCTTCGAAGAGCGGTACAAGAACGTCACGGTCCAGGACAAGGGCAAGCGCTTCAACCTGGACCTCCTGGAAGCCGTTGAGCTGGGCTTCCTCCTGGACATGGCCAAGGTCATGACCGTCGGTGCATTGCACCGTGAAGAGTCGCGCGGTGGCCACTACCGCGAGGACTTCCCGGACCGCAATGACGAAAAGTTCATGAAGCACTCCATGGCTTACCTGGACAACACCGTCACCGCCGCATCCTCGGCGGAATCTGTTGCGGGCATCCGTCTCGAGACGAAGCCCGTGATCTTCACCCGTTACGAGCCGATGGAGCGTAAGTACTAA
- a CDS encoding exodeoxyribonuclease III, whose translation MSTALKKDFLRIASVNVNGLRAAYKNGMAEWLEPREVDILCLQEVRAPDDIVRKLIGDGWHILHTEAEAKGRAGVAIASREEPTATRIGIGDSYFDTSGRWVEADYTVENAAGEFTTLSVVSAYVHSGEVGTPKQDDKFRFLDAMSVRLPELAKHSDHALVVGDLNVGHTELDIKNWKGNVKRAGFLPEERAYFDRFLGEEIGWRDVHRGLAGNVAGPYTWWSQRGKAFDTDTGWRIDYHLATPGLAAAAFSAVVDRAPSWDTRFSDHAPLVVDYRL comes from the coding sequence GTGAGTACGGCATTGAAGAAGGATTTCCTTCGCATCGCATCAGTCAACGTCAATGGCCTGCGGGCTGCCTACAAGAACGGCATGGCGGAATGGCTGGAGCCCCGCGAGGTTGACATCCTTTGCCTGCAGGAAGTGCGAGCCCCTGATGACATTGTCAGGAAGCTGATTGGCGACGGCTGGCACATCCTCCACACCGAGGCTGAAGCCAAGGGCCGCGCTGGAGTAGCCATCGCCTCCCGCGAGGAGCCCACCGCCACGCGCATTGGGATCGGCGACTCCTACTTCGATACCTCAGGCCGCTGGGTCGAGGCGGACTACACCGTGGAGAACGCTGCCGGTGAATTCACCACCCTTTCCGTCGTCAGCGCCTACGTGCACTCCGGAGAAGTGGGCACGCCCAAGCAGGACGACAAATTCCGTTTCCTGGACGCCATGAGCGTCAGGCTGCCCGAGCTCGCCAAGCACAGCGACCACGCCTTGGTTGTTGGCGATCTCAACGTCGGACACACAGAACTCGACATCAAGAACTGGAAGGGCAACGTTAAGCGTGCCGGCTTCCTCCCGGAGGAGCGGGCGTACTTCGACCGCTTCCTCGGCGAAGAGATCGGATGGAGGGATGTCCACAGGGGCCTGGCAGGAAACGTCGCCGGCCCCTACACCTGGTGGTCCCAGCGCGGTAAGGCCTTTGATACTGACACTGGCTGGCGCATCGACTACCACCTGGCCACCCCGGGCCTCGCAGCAGCCGCTTTCTCGGCTGTGGTTGACCGGGCGCCTTCGTGGGACACCCGCTTCTCTGACCACGCACCGCTGGTAGTCGACTACCGGCTCTGA